One window of the Pyxicephalus adspersus chromosome 5, UCB_Pads_2.0, whole genome shotgun sequence genome contains the following:
- the KCNS2 gene encoding delayed-rectifier potassium channel regulatory subunit KCNS2: MTGTILRDLSETDFGDTEISINVGGFKKRLRYDTLLKFPETRLCKLLACQSKESILELCDDYDDTKNEFYFDRNPELFPYVLHFYNTGKLHVMGELCVFSFCQEIEYWGINEFFIDSCCSYSYHGRKVEPEQDQWEEKSEQESTTSSFDEILAFYHDASKFDRQLFGNFRRRLWLALDNPGYSILSRIFSILSIMIVLGSIVTMCLNSLPDFQIVNANGSTDEDPRFEIVEHFGIAWFTLELVVRFAVSPDVTVFFKHPLNIIDLISIAPFYITLIVNLVVESSPTLANVGRVAQVLRLMRIFRILKLARHSTGLRSLGATLKYSYREVGLLLLYLSVGISIFSVVAYTIEKEENDGLATIPACWWWATVSMTTVGYGDVVPGTIAGKLTASACILAGILVVVLPITLIFNKFSHFYRRQKQLENAMRSCDFGDGIKDVASVNLRDYYAQKVKSLMVSMTNISKSTPSEQSLSDSIS, from the coding sequence ATGACTGGCACAATATTGAGGGATTTGTCTGAAACTGATTTTGGAGATACAGAGATTAGTATAAATGTCGGAGGGTTCAAGAAAAGGTTAAGATACGACACACTGCTGAAATTCCCGGAGACTAGGCTGTGTAAGTTACTGGCATGTCAGTCCAAGGAATCCATCCTGGAACTATGCGATGATTATGATGACACCAAGAATGAGTTCTACTTCGACAGAAACCCAGAACTCTTCCCGTATGTGCTGCATTTTTACAACACTGGTAAACTCCACGTCATGGGGGAGCTGTGTGTTTTCTCCTTTTGCCAAGAGATTGAATACTGGGGCATAAATGAATTTTTTATAGACTCTTGTTGTAGCTACAGTTATCATGGGAGAAAAGTGGAACCAGAGCAAGATCAATGGGAGGAGAAAAGTGAACAGGAGAGCACCACTTCTTCCTTCGATGAGATCCTGGCGTTTTACCATGATGCTTCCAAGTTTGATAGACAGCTGTTTGGGAACTTCAGGAGAAGACTCTGGCTAGCTCTTGATAACCCAGGCTATTCCATTCTGAGCAGGATCTTTAGCATTCTCTCCATTATGATAGTGCTTGGATCTATTGTAACAATGTGCCTAAATAGCTTGCCAGACTTTCAGATAGTAAATGCTAATGGAAGTACAGACGAGGACCCTCGCTTTGAGATAGTGGAACATTTTGGAATAGCTTGGTTCACCTTAGAGTTGGTGGTGCGTTTTGCTGTATCTCCAGATGTAACTGTGTTCTTCAAGCACCCACTGAACATTATAGATCTGATTTCCATAGCTccattttacattactttaattGTCAACTTGGTAGTGGAGAGCAGCCCAACTCTGGCAAATGTAGGGAGGGTGGCTCAAGTACTGAGACTCATGAGGATTTTCCGGATTCTAAAACTTGCCAGGCATTCCACAGGTCTAAGGTCTTTGGGGGCAACCTTAAAATACAGCTACAGAGAAGTAGGGTTGTTGCTTCTCTATCTCTCTGTAGGAATTTCTATATTCTCTGTTGTGGCTTATACCATAGAAAAGGAGGAAAATGATGGGTTGGCAACAATACCGGCATGCTGGTGGTGGGCCACTGTTAGCATGACCACGGTAGGATACGGCGACGTGGTCCCAGGTACGATAGCTGGCAAATTGACTGCTTCTGCTTGCATCCTGGCTGGCATATTGGTTGTTGTGCTTCCCATTACTCTCATATTTAATAAGTTCTCTCATTTCTACCGCCgacaaaaacaattagaaaatgcCATGAGAAGCTGTGATTTTGGGGATGGGATAAAGGACGTGGCTTCTGTCAATCTGAGGGACTATTACGCTCAAAAAGTCAAATCTCTAATGGTGAGCATGACAAATATCAGTAAGAGCACACCAAGTGAGCAGAGTCTCAGTGATTCAATCAGTTAG